One Mesorhizobium loti genomic window carries:
- a CDS encoding phasin, which yields MSRTKTAETIENVEFPSFDASKATDQIRAFAEKGVEQSKEAYAKLKTGAEETQKALESTYETAKTVSSDLSLKTIAALRANAEAGFSHLEALIGAKSLSEVVELQTSFLRKRIELTVEQAKDFQAVASKAAEDVSKPIKTAFEKAVKDIKAA from the coding sequence ATGTCCAGGACCAAGACCGCCGAGACGATCGAAAACGTTGAATTCCCGAGCTTCGACGCTTCCAAGGCCACCGACCAGATCCGCGCTTTCGCCGAGAAGGGCGTTGAGCAGTCGAAAGAGGCCTATGCCAAGCTGAAGACCGGCGCCGAGGAGACCCAGAAGGCTCTGGAGTCGACCTACGAGACCGCCAAGACTGTTTCCAGCGACCTGTCGCTCAAGACCATCGCGGCGCTGCGCGCCAATGCCGAAGCCGGCTTCTCGCATCTCGAAGCCCTGATCGGCGCCAAGTCGCTGTCGGAAGTCGTCGAGCTGCAGACCTCCTTCCTGCGCAAGCGTATCGAGTTGACCGTCGAGCAGGCCAAGGACTTCCAGGCTGTTGCCTCCAAGGCGGCCGAAGATGTCTCGAAGCCGATCAAGACCGCCTTCGAGAAGGCTGTGAAGGACATCAAGGCTGCCTAA
- a CDS encoding phage integrase family protein, whose protein sequence is MSVDVFIALAGDKLMGEITRDDARAVHKYWLDRIAPANGKADRSASTGNRNMGNLRTLYADYYRHLGSPEQKNPFADLSFSDKSKRGRPPFPTIWIRDKIFAPGALAALNDEARGIVLAFAETGARPSELANLHAGVIHLDHEVPHISVEPRDDPDDPREIRTASSVRKIPLVGVALEVFKKHSNGFPRYKDREASLSALLNKHFENHKLFPTDKHTVYSLRHSFEDRMKNGRLDEELRRMLMGHTIDRPKYGEGGDMKMWQEELMKIVLPFDPAIV, encoded by the coding sequence ATGAGCGTCGATGTCTTTATCGCACTGGCCGGGGACAAGCTCATGGGCGAAATCACGCGCGACGATGCGCGTGCGGTGCACAAATATTGGTTGGATCGAATCGCGCCCGCCAACGGCAAGGCAGACCGTTCGGCGTCGACCGGCAACCGAAACATGGGGAATCTGCGAACCCTATACGCGGATTACTATCGCCACCTCGGTTCTCCCGAGCAGAAGAACCCGTTCGCCGACCTTTCATTCAGCGACAAGTCGAAACGCGGCCGCCCGCCTTTCCCGACCATCTGGATTCGCGACAAGATCTTCGCGCCAGGCGCACTCGCTGCGCTCAATGACGAAGCGCGAGGCATAGTGCTCGCCTTCGCGGAGACGGGGGCAAGACCGAGCGAACTTGCTAACTTGCACGCTGGCGTCATCCATCTCGACCACGAAGTGCCTCACATCTCGGTCGAGCCGCGAGATGATCCTGACGATCCGCGCGAAATCAGAACGGCCTCATCCGTGCGAAAGATACCTCTGGTCGGTGTGGCGCTTGAGGTGTTCAAAAAGCACTCTAATGGCTTCCCGCGGTACAAGGATCGCGAGGCCTCCCTCTCGGCCCTGCTCAACAAGCACTTCGAGAACCACAAACTGTTCCCAACCGACAAACATACGGTCTATTCCCTACGCCATTCGTTCGAAGATCGCATGAAGAACGGCAGGTTGGACGAGGAACTCCGCCGCATGCTGATGGGCCACACGATCGATCGGCCGAAATACGGCGAGGGTGGCGATATGAAGATGTGGCAGGAAGAACTCATGAAGATCGTGTTGCCGTTCGATCCAGCGATCGTTTGA
- a CDS encoding conjugation TrbI family protein: MNENEVAAAPMQIRAEPPRVTRLSRKVLAGIGLCASLGVGGTLIYALQTSETGRHGDELYSTSNRQPADGLASLPRDRSWAAAAWRSWPADA; this comes from the coding sequence ATGAACGAGAACGAAGTCGCTGCCGCCCCGATGCAGATTCGCGCCGAGCCGCCGCGTGTCACGCGCCTGTCGCGCAAGGTGCTCGCCGGCATCGGCTTATGTGCATCGCTTGGCGTCGGCGGCACGCTGATCTACGCGCTTCAGACGAGTGAAACCGGCAGGCATGGCGACGAGCTGTACTCGACGTCCAACAGGCAGCCCGCCGACGGACTGGCCAGCCTGCCTCGCGACCGTTCTTGGGCCGCCGCTGCCTGGCGATCTTGGCCGGCCGATGCTTGA